One genomic segment of Methylocystis sp. SC2 includes these proteins:
- a CDS encoding folylpolyglutamate synthase/dihydrofolate synthase family protein — translation MDQHDAILSRLLTLHPKKIDLSLGRTERLLAALGRPELRLPPIIHVAGTNGKGSTLAFLRAMLEAAGKRVHVYTSPHLLRFNERIRLGADGGGKLVDDERLNAALERCEQANAGQPITFFEITTAAAFLLFADAPADWLLLETGLGGRYDATNVISQPKCAIITSISLDHLEFLGDTVEKIAHEKAGILKKGAPGVIGFQSEPVARALEREARRVGVTPIVAGRDFHICNENGRLVYEDERGLLDLPLPRLAGRHQHENAAGAIAALRAVAPEIPPAAIEAGLTRAEWPARLQRLIRGRIVELAPPGAEVWLDGGHNEDGGRVLAEAMAEFHDKAPRPLALICGAQTTKDIRALLKHFVGLAREVVAVPVEGEHKSWPPEDVVNLARAEGMPGAAAGGVEEALALLSTRRFDAPPRVLIAGSLYLAASVLAANGSVVE, via the coding sequence ATGGATCAGCATGACGCGATCCTGTCGCGACTGCTCACGCTTCATCCAAAGAAGATTGATCTGTCGCTGGGGCGCACGGAGCGGCTGCTCGCCGCGCTCGGACGACCGGAGCTCAGACTGCCGCCCATCATTCACGTCGCCGGAACCAACGGCAAAGGCTCGACGCTCGCCTTTCTGCGCGCGATGCTCGAAGCCGCCGGCAAGCGCGTGCATGTCTACACCTCGCCTCACTTGCTGCGCTTCAATGAGCGCATCCGTCTCGGCGCCGACGGCGGCGGCAAGCTTGTCGACGACGAGCGTCTGAACGCGGCGCTCGAACGTTGCGAACAGGCGAACGCTGGGCAGCCGATCACCTTCTTCGAGATCACGACCGCGGCGGCCTTTTTGCTCTTCGCCGATGCGCCGGCCGACTGGCTGCTGCTCGAGACGGGCCTCGGCGGGCGCTATGACGCAACCAACGTCATCTCGCAGCCCAAATGCGCCATCATCACCTCGATCTCCCTCGACCATCTCGAATTTCTCGGCGATACGGTCGAAAAGATCGCCCATGAGAAGGCCGGAATCTTGAAGAAGGGCGCGCCGGGCGTGATCGGCTTCCAGTCGGAGCCCGTGGCGAGGGCGCTGGAGCGCGAGGCGCGACGCGTCGGCGTGACGCCGATCGTCGCCGGGCGGGACTTTCACATCTGCAACGAGAACGGGCGCCTCGTTTATGAGGACGAGCGCGGTTTGCTCGATCTGCCGCTGCCGCGGCTCGCCGGACGCCACCAGCATGAGAACGCCGCCGGCGCCATCGCCGCCCTGCGCGCCGTCGCCCCGGAGATTCCGCCCGCGGCGATCGAGGCGGGGCTCACGCGCGCCGAATGGCCGGCGCGGCTGCAGCGGCTCATACGGGGGCGCATCGTCGAACTCGCCCCGCCCGGCGCCGAGGTGTGGCTCGACGGCGGCCATAATGAGGATGGCGGCCGCGTTCTGGCCGAGGCGATGGCCGAGTTCCACGACAAGGCGCCGCGCCCGCTGGCGCTGATCTGCGGCGCGCAGACGACCAAGGACATTCGCGCGCTGCTCAAGCATTTCGTCGGACTGGCGCGCGAAGTCGTCGCGGTGCCGGTCGAAGGCGAGCATAAGAGCTGGCCGCCCGAGGACGTCGTGAACCTCGCCAGAGCCGAGGGGATGCCCGGCGCCGCGGCGGGCGGCGTCGAGGAAGCGCTCGCGCTCCTTTCGACGCGCCGCTTCGACGCGCCGCCGCGCGTGCTGATCGCAGGTTCGCTGTATCTCGCCGCCTCGGTGCTGGCGGCCAACGGCTCGGTGGTGGAGTGA
- a CDS encoding type 1 glutamine amidotransferase domain-containing protein — translation MKILIVLTSHDKLGDTGEKTGFWLEELVAPYYVFLDAGAEITLASPKGGQPPLDPKSSEPRFQTELTRRFEADEAAKARLADTARLDSVRQEDFDAVFYPGGHGPMWDLAEDRDSIRLIESFVRAGKPIALVCHAPGVLRHVEGPDGLPLVAGKTVTGFTNGEEEAVGLTHVVPFLVEDELQAKGGRFSKAADWAPHVVRDGQLITGQNPASSDPAARKLVEALSRA, via the coding sequence ATGAAAATCCTCATCGTTCTCACCTCGCACGACAAGCTCGGCGACACCGGTGAAAAGACAGGCTTCTGGCTGGAAGAGCTGGTGGCGCCCTATTACGTCTTTCTCGACGCCGGCGCCGAGATCACGCTGGCGTCGCCCAAGGGCGGTCAGCCGCCGCTCGACCCAAAAAGCAGTGAACCCCGATTCCAGACCGAGCTCACCCGCCGGTTCGAGGCGGATGAGGCGGCCAAGGCGCGCCTCGCCGACACCGCGCGGCTCGACAGCGTCCGTCAGGAGGATTTCGACGCGGTGTTCTATCCCGGCGGCCATGGGCCGATGTGGGACCTCGCCGAGGACCGGGATTCGATCAGGCTGATCGAATCCTTCGTCCGCGCCGGCAAACCCATCGCGCTCGTCTGCCACGCGCCGGGCGTGCTGCGCCATGTCGAAGGTCCCGACGGTCTGCCGCTGGTCGCGGGCAAGACGGTGACCGGCTTCACCAATGGCGAGGAGGAGGCGGTCGGCCTCACCCACGTCGTTCCGTTCCTTGTCGAGGACGAGCTTCAGGCGAAGGGCGGGCGCTTCTCGAAGGCGGCGGACTGGGCTCCGCATGTCGTCCGGGACGGCCAGCTGATCACCGGTCAGAATCCGGCGTCCTCCGATCCGGCGGCCCGCAAGCTTGTGGAGGCGCTTTCAAGAGCGTGA
- a CDS encoding (5-formylfuran-3-yl)methyl phosphate synthase yields the protein MTLMLASVLSRDEAEIALARGADIIDCKAPSRGALGALPLDTVAEIVAFVDGRRPVSAVVELPHDVAHARRDFEEVVAAGVDYVKFALPATPDAVEIIEALAPLTARTKLVAVLFADLGPEFDTLEPLAGAGFHGAMLDTAHKGKGRLVDFMSVGALSEFVARCRELGLASGLAGALESPDVPRLLVTGADVLGFRGALCAHGERRAAIDARATMLIRDLIPSTRGAHAEFHAHWSFLGRGYIEPPGANDTDCVFLKDYVAPVEIGAYAHEHGHTQRVRFNVEAEVTRINGSDDMRSIFSYDVIMDAIKMILAGGHIELVETIAERLAESVLLHERVRAVTVQVEKLDVAPGAVGVKIRRVRAHEEARRVQPAPMRIDAVK from the coding sequence ATGACCTTGATGTTGGCGAGCGTTCTCTCCCGCGATGAGGCGGAGATCGCCCTCGCGCGCGGCGCCGACATCATCGACTGCAAGGCGCCCTCGCGCGGCGCGCTGGGCGCCCTACCCCTGGACACCGTCGCCGAGATCGTCGCCTTCGTCGACGGCCGCCGCCCGGTCAGCGCCGTCGTCGAACTGCCGCATGACGTCGCGCATGCGCGCCGCGACTTTGAAGAGGTCGTCGCGGCGGGCGTCGATTATGTGAAATTCGCCCTGCCGGCGACGCCCGACGCCGTCGAGATCATCGAGGCGCTGGCGCCGCTGACCGCAAGAACAAAGCTCGTCGCCGTCCTCTTCGCCGATCTCGGCCCCGAATTCGACACTCTCGAGCCGCTGGCCGGCGCCGGCTTTCATGGCGCGATGCTGGACACCGCGCATAAAGGCAAAGGCCGACTGGTCGACTTTATGAGCGTCGGCGCGCTGTCCGAATTCGTCGCGCGCTGCCGTGAGCTCGGGCTCGCCTCGGGACTGGCTGGGGCGTTGGAGTCTCCCGACGTGCCGCGCCTGCTCGTCACCGGCGCGGATGTGCTGGGCTTTCGCGGCGCGCTCTGCGCGCATGGCGAGCGGCGCGCCGCCATCGACGCCCGCGCCACGATGCTGATCCGCGATTTGATTCCTTCGACGCGAGGCGCGCACGCCGAATTTCACGCCCACTGGTCGTTCCTTGGCCGCGGCTATATCGAGCCCCCCGGCGCGAACGACACCGATTGCGTGTTTCTCAAGGATTATGTCGCGCCCGTCGAGATCGGCGCCTACGCCCACGAACACGGCCATACGCAGCGTGTGCGTTTCAACGTCGAAGCGGAAGTGACCCGCATCAACGGCTCCGACGACATGCGCTCGATCTTCTCCTATGACGTGATCATGGACGCGATCAAAATGATCCTCGCCGGCGGCCATATCGAGCTTGTCGAAACCATCGCCGAGCGCCTCGCCGAAAGCGTGCTGCTGCATGAGCGCGTGCGCGCCGTCACCGTGCAGGTGGAAAAGCTTGATGTCGCGCCCGGCGCCGTCGGCGTGAAAATCCGGCGCGTCCGCGCCCATGAGGAGGCGCGTCGCGTGCAGCCGGCGCCGATGCGCATCGATGCCGTCAAGTAG
- a CDS encoding uridylate kinase codes for MPSSSAPLVVKLGGSLHASPRLAEWLAALKRYPRPLTIVPGGGPFADAVRAAQPALGYDDKTAHAMAVLAMEQYALALANRDDSLELAASRDAIAAALARGRIALWRPSAMVAAADDIAPSWEVTSDSLAAWLAKKIGACALTLIKSVDVGDGALLSEIMRTGVVDPALPDYLEGTPLFLAGPSSLPRAAALLADGVPPGAAIANFPTRKFA; via the coding sequence ATGCCGTCAAGTAGCGCGCCCCTCGTCGTCAAATTGGGCGGAAGCCTGCACGCCTCGCCGCGGCTCGCCGAGTGGCTCGCGGCGCTGAAGCGCTACCCGCGGCCGCTGACGATCGTTCCCGGCGGCGGACCCTTCGCCGACGCCGTGCGCGCCGCGCAGCCCGCATTAGGCTACGACGATAAAACCGCGCACGCCATGGCGGTTCTGGCGATGGAGCAATATGCGCTGGCGCTCGCGAACCGTGACGATTCGCTGGAGCTCGCGGCCTCTCGTGACGCAATCGCCGCGGCGCTGGCGCGCGGACGCATCGCCCTTTGGCGGCCGAGCGCCATGGTCGCCGCGGCGGACGATATCGCGCCCTCCTGGGAGGTCACCTCCGACAGTCTCGCCGCCTGGCTTGCCAAAAAAATCGGCGCTTGCGCGCTGACGCTTATCAAAAGCGTCGATGTCGGCGACGGCGCCTTACTCAGCGAGATTATGCGTACGGGCGTTGTCGATCCGGCGCTTCCGGATTATCTCGAAGGGACGCCGCTCTTCCTCGCCGGCCCCTCGTCTCTCCCGCGCGCCGCCGCGCTTCTTGCCGACGGCGTCCCGCCGGGCGCAGCCATCGCAAATTTTCCAACGCGGAAGTTCGCCTGA
- a CDS encoding flavoprotein, producing the protein MTKKKVVTPRWGWALTGSGHFFTECLDMIRTLDHVDLFVSKAAAEVVRMYKHDLDLPETVRIFKDTTASAAPVGNFYYNFYHTLVLAPATSNTVAKCVAGISDNLATNVFAQAGKCRVPTIVFACDTAPELETRAPKGMVMVYPRRIDLQNTDALKSFEATQVVESLAALQEAVERRRREVEPQP; encoded by the coding sequence ATGACCAAAAAGAAAGTAGTCACGCCGCGCTGGGGCTGGGCGCTCACCGGATCCGGGCATTTCTTCACCGAATGTCTCGACATGATCCGCACGCTCGATCACGTCGATCTTTTCGTCAGCAAAGCGGCGGCGGAAGTCGTGCGCATGTACAAGCACGATCTCGATCTGCCGGAGACCGTTCGCATCTTTAAGGACACCACCGCGAGCGCGGCGCCGGTCGGGAATTTCTACTATAATTTTTATCACACGCTGGTTCTCGCGCCCGCGACCTCGAACACCGTCGCGAAATGCGTCGCCGGCATTTCCGACAATCTCGCGACGAATGTCTTCGCGCAGGCGGGCAAATGCCGCGTGCCGACGATCGTCTTCGCCTGCGACACCGCGCCCGAACTCGAAACGCGCGCGCCCAAGGGCATGGTGATGGTCTATCCGCGCCGCATCGATTTGCAGAACACCGACGCGCTCAAATCCTTCGAAGCGACGCAGGTCGTCGAAAGCCTCGCGGCGCTGCAGGAGGCGGTGGAGCGCCGCCGTCGCGAAGTCGAGCCGCAACCTTAA